A window of Macrotis lagotis isolate mMagLag1 chromosome 1, bilby.v1.9.chrom.fasta, whole genome shotgun sequence genomic DNA:
CTCAAGTTAGAATCTATCACATCACATATACTCCCTTTGTATCCCTCAGTATGTCTCAatctccctgtgcctcagtttcctcatctgaaaatacaGTCAAAGATTGAGTCCCACCACACAGGGTTGtgtgagaatgaaataaaataatatctatgATGTCTCCTACTAGTATATTGTCTGACCTAAGTATCTGAACCCTTGACAATCAACTTCCACAAAGAAGCCTTCATTGCAAGCTCATTCAGGGAATATAGGAGttaatatgcacacacacaataTCACTGAGGATTGGATGATTTTGGAAATCTATGTTGTTCCTGATGAACCTAGAAATGAGGCCTGAGTTTGATTATTGTAATTGTGAAATCTTTGTCTTAATCTGTGACCTGAcctcaataatattttaattcagaTAACTGACTGATGGGCAGTCTCTTTCAGGATTCAGATGTTAACACCTCTGAATTAAGTTTTTCTTGATTCCTACACTTGTTAGACtagattctctttctctcctctttctctctgtctctatgtgtttctatctgtgtctttctctctgtctctctgtcctctctctgtctctctctgtctctctctgtctctctgtctctctgtctctctctgtctctgtctctctctctctttctctctccctctctctccctgcccccctccctcctcttttctttctctgtccctttctttgtttctctcttttactCCCACTCCCCCCACCAcattacctcatttttttttatgtttttgaaaggcacatggggttaagtggcttgcccaaggccatacagctgggtaattattgtctgaggtcggatttgaacccaggtacttctgactccagggcaggtgctctatccactgtaccacccagccactcctacccCATTTATTATTCTGTCTACTTGCTGTATTACTTCCATAAAAGATCCTAAAAACaagaattaatttgtttttgaatCTAGATTTTTACCATCTAGCTTATTACCTAACATAACAGGAAAGCTCTTGTAAGCTCTTaccaaatatttgttgattgattgtttatTGATAATTACTAGACAGTCAAATTTGCCTGTTTCTTTAGGACCAGAAAAGTATGTGTCTTGGTCAAGTGATTTGAATTCATTAAGGGGTGGAGAGGTTCTCTTGTAGTTTTCTACAGATTATCCCTTGATGAACTCAccagattatatttatttaatcaatatttattgatgagACCCAAATACACAATACTTCATTTCTCTATTTCCCAGTCACCACATTTCTAACTATCTTCTAGACACCTTTTCTTTGATGGTCAACAGATATCTCAAAATCAATAtgatcaaaaagaaatttaatatttttcctatacCCATCTAATTTaagcttctctatttcttttggatgccttcattttttttttttttttttttttgcttatttgtttttgtgGTCGATGGTGGTAGGTACTTTGTCCAAGGTTATGCAACTAGTAAGTCTCAaggtatctgagactgaatctgaactcagctACTCTTGACTCCATCCCTTGTGTCATCTAGGTTCTCCCACAACTTCTTTTACCTTATATTCAATGTATTTGCAACCCTAGCAATAACCTTAGCTCTTCCTTCCCTGTTGCTACACTCTCTACCTTTATCCACTCcaacttttttatttctagaaccataataaaatcaatactgctaTAGACACTAGAATGGATGCATCAGATTGAATTTCAGTAATTATGAACAGATCCTATATAAATCATTCATGAAATAAAGAAAgccaattatcatttttttcatgcaaaagtaaaatgaaaaaccaGGAAATATCCCTCTATATCATATTTTCTTCCCTAGGGAAAGTGACGCATTCTAGTTTCAAGGTACTCTAGGGTCTGTATCAGGTTTAAACTTATGAGTTTATGAGTCAATATGTTTGCCTCTATTAGTCACAGAGAAGACAAAGTTATTCCAGAttaaaggcatttaataaaatagcataagaaatttatttaagaaaatagtattgcaaaaaaagaagcaacatTTCCTTCATTGATatcttttacattgtttttaaGGCTAGCAAATTCTTTTATATTGGTTTTTATCATGTATTTCAAATGCACTTTAAAGTAAGTATCATTATTCTCCACATTTAGCATTTGAAATAACTAAATCTGAATGTGTTGTGTACCAGTATGCTGATTTAACTAAAGAATCTCAAGTTAGCTCCCTAGATACTCCTAACACTAACTGGAACTGTTGTTTAGAAATTatgaagaggggcggctaggtggtacagtggataaaacaccggccctggagtcaggagtacctgggttcaaatctggtctcagacacctattCAGGGAATGAATGGGATAAACATATGAGTATaagtgcaaaaataaaaagaatatcgatagatagataggaaatacaatataaatattttaaaataaatattatgaataaattataaatattattatattgatatattattattagaattaattaattattataaatataggAAAATTGTGGCAAAAGCATTTATAGGGAAGGTTATAGACAAATAGAAACATTTGGTCAGGGAATGTACATTGATGAACAGATATATGAAACAGGCcattagagaaaatgaatgaagtgGTAAATCCATGGCTCTTGACTGTGCTGAGATgtcaatatttcttaattttgtcattttgctGCTTGCATTGGATTTTCCATTTCATGATGCTTCATAATCATGACAGCAATGTGGACATTCCTGTGTCTTAGAAAGATAGATTTGACACTTCTCAAAGGATGGtttagaaaattgaaaatatgtgtgtttgtctatctatatgtctatatattattAACTGTGTTGTGATCCAGGTTGTTAAGCAATAATCCACAATCAAGCCAATGGAATCAGACATCCATCTGATGATTAAGTTTTATGAAAtagaggttttatatatatatatatatatatatatatatatatatatatatatatatatatatattaagataatACATTTCTGTATGCTTTGCATACGTGTatagaaacatacatatatgtagatatgcaGGCACATTATCTAATCTACTTCAAatcaatttatataaaaacatgATGAGATGAAGATAGTGAATCTCAATTTTCACTGCTTTTGTCCAGTTCTATAGGGagacaaaaattgaaataaataacaaTGCTTAGAACTTTCTGAAATTAAAACAAGTCTCTTTCTTCTTGTCTAATATAGCTTTTTTCTTCTGATCTAATAACCTTTTTCAGGTATCAGTTTCCTCAGTGCCCCCTTTACATCCTTGTTTCTCAGGGTATAGATGAGTGGGTTTAACAGAGGTGTGACCACAGTGTAGAAGAGGGAGATAAACTTTCCCTGGTCTTTGGACCGACTCTTGGCTGGCTGGAGATACATGAAGGTAATGGTTCCATAGAAAATGATTACAACTACCAAGTGAGAAGAACAAGTCCCAAATGCTTTGCGACGTCCTGAGGCAGATTTTATCCTCAATATGGCCTGGGTGATGTAGCCATAGGAGAGCAAAATGAGAGAGACAGGCACCACAAGGAAGACCACACAGGCTACAAAAAGTTCATCTTCATTGAAAGTAGTATCTACACAAGCCAGCTTAATCAACACAGGCACCTCACAAAAGATGTGGTCAAGCTGATTATGACCACAGAGGGGCAGCTGTATAGTGAGGGTGCACTGGATCAGAGAGGTGACAAGACCACTAAGCCAAGCTGTGGCAGCCAGGGACAGGCAGAGTCGAGGATGCATGATGACCGCATAGTGAAGGGGGCGGCAGACTGCTGCATAGCGGTCATAGGCCATAACCACTAAGAGAATACACTCAGTGGATCCCAAGCCCATGGCCACATACAGCTGTGCTACACAACCAATGTAGCTCATAGCTTTGTCCTTGCTTCTCATTGTGAATAGTAACTGAGGGGCCACAGTGGTAGTTAAACAGAGGTCTACAAAGGACAAATTGGTGAGGAAGAAATACATTGGGGTATGTAGTTTGGGGTCTATGCTAGAAACCAAGATGATAGTCATGTTTCCCACTAGGTTCAAGATGTAAAAGATCAAAATGACCACGAATAGAATGATCTCTAACTGGGGCCTATCAGAGAAGCCCAAGAGAATGAAGCCCTCTTGAAAACTGCTGTTTTGCTCCATTGACCTTCAGTTTAGAGTTCCTATTGGATACTAAAGACAGAATGAAATATTAAAACCATGAGAGTAAATCAAgtcaacaagtctttattaagaTCTTTTTATGTACCAAGTACTGTGATAACTGCTAAGGtaataaagaaaggcaaatatgATTTCCACCTTCAAAGAACTCACATTTTAAGAGAGGGCACAATATGCCAATAGCTATGTTCACATAAGAGACACATatggtatgtgtttgtgtatgtgagtgtgtgtaggGGATGGTTGTGAGTGTGGGTGTGGCTTTGGTCTTTAATTGTATGTCACTTGACCCATTTCCCAATGTATAGAATGAGTGGATGGAACATATTTTTTCCAagatttctttaattttgaatattttctgaCTAAGTCAGGGGTGGGAACATCTGACCCACAGGCCACTTGGTCTGACTCTGCCACAGTAGCTGGGAATCAAAATAAATCAAGGAGCTTTTTGggagtaaattaattaaatgattgacCAAATATAATAGACAAATGGTGCTATAAATATTCAGATgatccttggaagaaaaaagcTTCCCTACCTCTGCTCTAGGTAGGTAgtcttctaaggaaaaaaaaatcagttcagttAGTTGATATAATGTGCCCCCAATAACAGTTATCATGGCtgaatttgatttttctattcCATAAACACAACTTATACATCACAcgtaaatattttgaaatcttcattttagtgttgttttttttttacaagtgaaatggggttaagtggcttgcccaaggctacacagctaggtaattattaagttcctgaggtcagatttgaactcaggtactcctgtcttcattttaaaagattcaGCATCAACCTTGTAGCTTTTTATTAGGAAAACAGTGTTGTTAACTTCAACTGAAATTTATTGTGGATATTTTGGAAAATAACCATTAGATTGTTCACTAAAAATTAGTCCAATTTaggcagatttttttcttattttccagatAAAAACCAATTCCAGCCTATTTCATCCTTGGGCAATGTCCTTGGACTCAGAGCTTTTCAAAGGACTGTCACTTTATCATTTTGTTGCCACATATAATAGTAAAgaatcatatgtatatataattgcAATTTTCCAAGCCTTTTCATTCAATAGTTATATGAAATAAAGGCTAACTAGCATGATTATATCTATTATACTGGTGTGGAAACAAAGGTATCTAAAATGTTTAAGTATCAAAGTTTTCAGATTATCATGAGCCTCAGATTCAGAGTTTAAATTCAGTAATCCTTATCTTAAATCTAAAGCTTTCTCAAAATGTCTGGGCTCCTGAACAGTTGTTTTTGACTTGTTTTGGTCTTTCCTGGCTTTTTATaatcccatttgaaattttcttagaaaaaaagcaagaattgcttgttttttttattcagtttgttttccagataaagaacataggcaaacaagattaatgacttgtccagagtcacacaggaagtatctgaggctagatttaactTAGGAGAATGActctttcctgattctaagaccagtgctctatccactgcattacctaagGTTAtgttttatggtttacaaaggaATTCATAGTCACCATTAgagaatgtaaaaaataaaattcttacgAGAAGAGTGAAACTACAACACATGGAAgtcaaacctttcattttttaCAGTGTTTAGTAAGAATGGAACCTACATCTGATTATCTTATATATTATGCAGTCCAATAGAATGGATTACCATTACCAAACCAGAAGATAATCATTTCACATGTAAACCACACTTTACTTATCTTAC
This region includes:
- the LOC141492534 gene encoding olfactory receptor 2G6-like, which gives rise to MEQNSSFQEGFILLGFSDRPQLEIILFVVILIFYILNLVGNMTIILVSSIDPKLHTPMYFFLTNLSFVDLCLTTTVAPQLLFTMRSKDKAMSYIGCVAQLYVAMGLGSTECILLVVMAYDRYAAVCRPLHYAVIMHPRLCLSLAATAWLSGLVTSLIQCTLTIQLPLCGHNQLDHIFCEVPVLIKLACVDTTFNEDELFVACVVFLVVPVSLILLSYGYITQAILRIKSASGRRKAFGTCSSHLVVVIIFYGTITFMYLQPAKSRSKDQGKFISLFYTVVTPLLNPLIYTLRNKDVKGALRKLIPEKGY